In the genome of Fibrobacter sp. UWR4, one region contains:
- a CDS encoding sugar porter family MFS transporter produces the protein MRFTMENKKTSNLKHIVLVTLSAAIGGFLFGFDSSVINGANGALKAHFNATDVQLAWAVSLALIGAAVGAYFAGRLADSFGRVRCMLAAAALFLVSAIGSGIPFGIPDFIMWRVIGGVGIGVASIIAPIYIAETAPAHLRGRLGSMQQFAIVIGIFVALLSNYLIVVKAGSACADFIGGCKAWQIMFWVEIIPAALYGLAALRLPESPRYLVSKGRLEEAKEVLAKIDSEGVDSEINKIHETFKNEKPAKLSDLFEMVGGKKRIAPIVWAGLGLAVLQQLVGINVIFYYGTMLWQSVGFGESDAFLTSLVSSGINLTMTIAAILLIDKIGRKPLLLIGSVGMALTLGTLALCFICGADASGSLVGASGVIALIAANLYVTFFAATWGPVMWVMLGEMFNNRIRAVAISVCGLAQWGANFVVSWSFPVLTGKSGIGVGPTYVLYTLFATISIFFVAKFITETKGKTLESM, from the coding sequence GTGAGGTTCACCATGGAAAACAAAAAGACATCCAATCTCAAGCACATTGTGCTGGTTACCCTGTCCGCTGCAATTGGCGGCTTCCTCTTTGGCTTCGATTCCTCCGTGATTAACGGTGCAAACGGGGCTCTTAAGGCGCACTTTAATGCTACCGACGTTCAGTTGGCTTGGGCAGTATCCCTGGCTTTGATTGGCGCCGCAGTGGGTGCCTATTTTGCAGGTCGCCTGGCTGATTCCTTTGGCCGTGTCCGTTGCATGCTGGCTGCTGCCGCCCTCTTCCTGGTCAGTGCCATCGGTTCTGGTATCCCTTTCGGAATTCCTGACTTTATCATGTGGCGCGTTATCGGTGGCGTAGGCATCGGCGTTGCAAGTATTATCGCGCCAATTTACATTGCAGAAACCGCTCCCGCACATCTTCGCGGTCGTCTGGGATCCATGCAGCAGTTCGCTATCGTCATCGGCATCTTTGTGGCTCTGCTTTCCAACTATCTTATCGTGGTGAAGGCTGGTTCTGCATGTGCTGACTTTATCGGCGGCTGTAAGGCTTGGCAGATCATGTTCTGGGTGGAAATCATTCCCGCTGCTCTCTACGGTCTTGCTGCTCTCCGTCTTCCGGAATCTCCCCGCTACCTGGTAAGCAAGGGTCGTCTGGAAGAAGCCAAGGAAGTTCTTGCCAAGATTGACTCCGAAGGTGTGGATTCTGAAATCAACAAGATTCACGAAACCTTCAAGAACGAAAAACCTGCAAAGCTCAGCGACCTTTTCGAAATGGTTGGCGGCAAGAAGCGCATCGCTCCCATCGTGTGGGCGGGCCTCGGTCTTGCTGTGCTCCAGCAGCTGGTGGGTATTAACGTGATTTTCTACTACGGCACCATGCTTTGGCAGAGCGTTGGTTTCGGCGAAAGCGATGCCTTCCTCACGAGCCTCGTTTCTAGCGGCATCAACCTGACCATGACTATTGCAGCCATCCTCTTGATCGATAAGATTGGCCGTAAGCCGCTTCTGCTCATTGGTTCTGTCGGCATGGCTCTCACTCTCGGCACTCTCGCTCTCTGCTTCATCTGCGGTGCAGACGCTAGCGGTAGCTTGGTTGGCGCAAGTGGCGTGATCGCCCTCATTGCAGCAAACCTCTATGTGACCTTCTTCGCTGCTACTTGGGGCCCGGTCATGTGGGTGATGCTTGGCGAAATGTTCAACAACCGCATCCGCGCTGTGGCAATCTCCGTGTGCGGCCTGGCTCAGTGGGGCGCAAACTTTGTGGTCAGCTGGTCCTTCCCGGTTCTCACTGGCAAGAGCGGCATCGGTGTTGGCCCGACTTACGTGCTCTACACCCTCTTTGCAACCATCAGTATTTTCTTCGTAGCGAAGTTCATTACTGAAACCAAGGGCAAGACTTTGGAAAGCATGTAA
- a CDS encoding substrate-binding domain-containing protein — MRKILGALLGVFLTVALVGCGSHDRKYVIGISQCSLTDWRYQLKDELVLASYFNEDVEIRMAFADDDDVQQSRQIDSLLNTGLDLLIVSPNQVKGLSGSMKRAQDMKVPVILYDRKMNDVEFAAFMGADNYAIGNMMGEFAAAQLKGKGNIAEIGGLKGSSPAKERHQGFADAIKKYPDLKIVGYAEGDWKEESGAKAMEEILKYYDGPIDLVFGDNDRMALGARKVLSSRGQLDGQENEVLYLGVDALPISDGGMENVRDGLLIASGIYPTCGDELIELALKILRGEPYEKNNVLETSIVTKENANVLLLQYREVQKRAGYIAKMHNLVGKIKDESEARAMLSIAMCLFTGVVFVFLILIIHANRVKDCLNEELRQKNDELIRKNEELDAEKARVEQQRDQLEEQRDQLLDATTQTLAENQPTEPEKSAEIPQKNEFMEKFLSCVDKKLDSPTLSVEDISQEMCVSRVQLYRKVKSLAQKSPVEIIRERRLQRASELLQDPSLSISEVAYRVGFSAPSYFTKCYKEFFGKNPRS, encoded by the coding sequence ATGAGGAAAATTTTAGGGGCTTTGTTGGGTGTGTTTTTGACGGTGGCTCTTGTGGGCTGCGGCAGTCATGATCGCAAGTATGTCATTGGTATTTCCCAGTGTTCGCTGACGGATTGGCGTTACCAGCTAAAAGATGAGCTGGTGCTAGCATCCTATTTTAATGAGGATGTGGAAATCCGTATGGCCTTTGCCGACGACGATGATGTGCAGCAGAGCCGTCAGATTGATTCTCTTCTGAATACAGGACTAGACCTTCTGATTGTATCTCCAAATCAGGTGAAGGGTCTTTCTGGAAGTATGAAGCGGGCCCAGGATATGAAGGTGCCTGTGATCCTTTATGACCGCAAGATGAACGACGTGGAATTTGCGGCGTTCATGGGAGCAGACAATTACGCCATCGGAAATATGATGGGAGAATTTGCGGCAGCCCAGCTGAAAGGCAAGGGAAACATTGCCGAAATCGGTGGCCTCAAGGGTTCTTCACCGGCTAAGGAACGTCATCAGGGTTTCGCGGATGCCATCAAAAAATATCCGGATCTGAAAATTGTGGGTTACGCCGAGGGCGACTGGAAGGAAGAATCCGGTGCCAAGGCCATGGAAGAAATCCTCAAGTATTATGATGGCCCCATCGACCTGGTTTTTGGGGATAATGACCGCATGGCCTTGGGGGCTCGCAAGGTGCTTTCGTCCCGCGGGCAGTTGGATGGTCAGGAAAATGAAGTTCTGTATTTGGGTGTGGATGCCCTGCCTATTTCCGATGGCGGTATGGAAAATGTCCGTGACGGTCTGCTGATCGCTTCTGGCATTTACCCCACCTGCGGCGATGAGCTGATTGAACTTGCTCTGAAGATTCTTCGTGGGGAGCCTTACGAAAAGAACAATGTGCTGGAAACCAGCATTGTTACCAAGGAAAATGCCAATGTTTTGCTGCTTCAGTACCGCGAAGTCCAAAAAAGGGCGGGCTATATCGCCAAGATGCACAATCTGGTTGGTAAAATCAAGGATGAATCGGAAGCTCGAGCCATGCTTAGCATTGCCATGTGCCTTTTCACTGGCGTTGTTTTCGTTTTCTTGATCCTGATTATTCATGCAAATCGTGTAAAAGACTGCCTGAATGAGGAACTTCGTCAGAAAAATGACGAACTGATCCGCAAAAATGAGGAACTTGATGCTGAAAAGGCCCGTGTGGAACAGCAAAGAGACCAACTTGAGGAACAAAGAGACCAACTTTTGGACGCTACGACCCAGACTTTAGCTGAAAACCAGCCGACTGAACCGGAAAAGTCCGCAGAAATCCCTCAAAAGAACGAATTTATGGAGAAATTCCTGTCCTGTGTGGATAAAAAGCTGGACAGTCCCACTCTTTCCGTAGAGGATATTAGCCAGGAAATGTGCGTTTCTCGCGTTCAGCTGTACCGCAAGGTGAAAAGTCTAGCCCAGAAGTCCCCTGTGGAGATTATCCGCGAGCGTCGTCTGCAACGGGCCAGTGAGCTTTTGCAGGATCCGAGCCTTAGTATTTCCGAGGTGGCTTACCGCGTCGGGTTCTCCGCTCCCTCCTATTTTACCAAGTGCTACAAGGAATTTTTCGGTAAAAATCCCCGTTCCTAG
- a CDS encoding peptidase-C39 like family protein produces the protein MDIKILPQPDDVTCGPTSLHAVYAHLGLNLSLQQLISEIEFLEEGGTLGVFLGIDALKRGFKVTIYSYNLKIFDPSWSGLKMPELRAKLVQLHKAKHAPKLKKAIEAYIRFIDLGGTVATADLRASMFEKYFKKNVPVLCGLSATYLYGCKREYTNENNRSVFDDIIGDPCGHFVVLYGLDEKKQFLVADPDCANPLCGGPYYKVDKFRLIHSILLGVMTYDGNVLVVEKK, from the coding sequence ATGGACATCAAGATTCTGCCGCAGCCAGATGACGTGACCTGCGGCCCCACGAGCCTCCATGCGGTCTATGCGCATCTTGGCTTAAACCTTTCCCTTCAACAACTCATCTCTGAAATCGAATTCCTTGAAGAAGGCGGTACCCTCGGGGTGTTCCTGGGTATCGACGCCCTGAAGCGGGGCTTTAAGGTTACCATCTATTCTTACAATCTCAAGATTTTCGACCCCAGCTGGAGCGGCCTCAAGATGCCGGAGTTGCGCGCAAAGCTTGTGCAGCTCCACAAGGCGAAGCATGCTCCAAAACTGAAGAAGGCTATCGAAGCCTATATCCGCTTTATTGACCTGGGTGGCACTGTGGCGACTGCAGACTTGCGGGCGTCCATGTTCGAGAAGTACTTCAAGAAGAACGTTCCTGTTCTTTGCGGACTTTCGGCCACGTACCTCTACGGTTGCAAGCGGGAATACACCAACGAAAATAACCGCTCTGTGTTTGATGATATCATCGGGGATCCCTGCGGCCATTTCGTAGTGCTGTACGGCCTTGATGAAAAGAAACAGTTCCTGGTGGCGGATCCGGACTGCGCAAATCCTCTTTGCGGCGGCCCTTACTACAAGGTGGACAAGTTCCGACTGATCCACAGCATTCTCCTTGGCGTCATGACCTACGACGGCAATGTTCTTGTAGTAGAAAAAAAGTAG
- a CDS encoding RimK family protein: MKKLIVVYNPKNWKLNVPGVEVVSAQDYLISQKYNSDRNTRVFNLCRDYSYQSKGYYVSLLAEARGHKVIPGVKNMRDFKTTAVIKHISDEIDNLIQKSLHKLTGTEFVLSIYFGQNVSPQYLELSQELYRLFQAPLLRAKFIFKQKWFIQSIRPICVDEIPEAHMELVNKFAQEYFEKNRYATSKEEDYLYDLAILTNPEEKEPPSNAQAIQNFIKAAEETGFRVELITRKDYHRVGEFDALFIRETTNVNHYTYSFARRAQSLGIAVIDDPDSILRCSNKVYLQELMQAAKIHTPKTIIAHSENRHTLAKEIGFPMVLKSPDSSFSMGVKKVTNHEELEDTLNKMFATSDLLIAQEFTPTDFDWRIGVLDGKPLYACKYYMAKDYWQIYNWASEDKDEICGMFDCLPIESVPHGVVKTALKICSMIGNGLYGVDLKEWNGHPIVVEVNDNPSIDAGIEDQVGKRKIYAAIMRSLRHRIEDRLNAAQQKLLQHERAFYL, translated from the coding sequence ATGAAAAAGCTTATCGTGGTGTATAACCCGAAGAATTGGAAGCTTAATGTACCCGGCGTAGAAGTTGTTTCTGCCCAGGACTACCTTATTTCCCAAAAGTACAACAGTGACCGTAATACCCGTGTTTTCAACCTCTGCAGGGATTACAGTTACCAGAGCAAGGGCTACTATGTGTCCCTATTGGCGGAAGCCCGGGGACACAAGGTGATTCCTGGCGTCAAGAATATGCGCGACTTTAAGACCACTGCGGTGATCAAGCATATTTCCGACGAAATCGACAACTTGATTCAGAAGAGTCTACATAAGTTGACGGGAACCGAGTTCGTCCTGAGTATTTATTTCGGACAGAATGTGAGCCCCCAGTACTTGGAACTTTCCCAGGAACTTTACCGTCTGTTCCAGGCGCCCCTTCTTCGCGCCAAGTTCATCTTTAAGCAGAAATGGTTCATCCAGAGCATTCGCCCCATTTGCGTGGATGAAATTCCGGAAGCACACATGGAGCTGGTGAACAAGTTTGCCCAGGAATACTTCGAGAAGAACCGCTACGCCACCAGCAAGGAAGAAGACTACTTGTATGACTTGGCCATTCTTACGAATCCTGAAGAAAAGGAGCCGCCCAGTAACGCCCAGGCTATCCAGAACTTCATCAAGGCTGCCGAAGAAACGGGTTTCCGTGTGGAACTGATTACCCGTAAGGATTACCACCGCGTCGGTGAATTTGATGCTCTGTTCATTCGCGAAACCACCAACGTCAATCATTACACTTACAGTTTTGCCCGCCGCGCACAATCCTTGGGTATTGCTGTCATCGATGACCCGGATAGCATCCTCCGCTGTTCCAACAAGGTGTACCTTCAGGAACTGATGCAGGCTGCAAAAATCCATACGCCAAAGACCATCATCGCCCATTCCGAAAATCGACACACCTTGGCCAAGGAAATCGGATTTCCTATGGTACTGAAGTCTCCGGATTCCAGTTTTTCCATGGGCGTGAAGAAGGTGACTAACCACGAGGAATTGGAAGATACGCTGAACAAGATGTTCGCGACCAGCGACCTTTTGATTGCCCAGGAATTTACACCTACGGATTTTGACTGGCGCATTGGCGTGCTGGACGGAAAGCCTCTTTATGCCTGCAAATACTACATGGCGAAGGACTACTGGCAAATCTATAACTGGGCCAGCGAGGACAAGGATGAAATTTGCGGCATGTTCGACTGCTTGCCGATTGAAAGTGTGCCCCATGGCGTTGTAAAGACTGCACTTAAAATCTGCAGCATGATTGGAAACGGCTTGTATGGTGTGGATCTTAAGGAATGGAACGGCCACCCCATTGTAGTGGAAGTCAATGATAATCCCAGTATCGACGCGGGGATTGAAGATCAAGTCGGTAAAAGAAAAATCTACGCTGCCATTATGCGTTCCTTGCGCCACCGCATTGAAGATCGCCTGAACGCAGCCCAACAAAAACTACTTCAACACGAGAGAGCGTTCTATCTATGA